One window of Pyxicephalus adspersus chromosome 4, UCB_Pads_2.0, whole genome shotgun sequence genomic DNA carries:
- the TRAPPC3L gene encoding trafficking protein particle complex subunit 3-like protein has translation MCKDYDNDEEINKYLDAMGYNIGVRLIEDFLANSGIKKCRSYSETVDIIAKVAFKMYLGITPSTIGGNDGGNEFSLILDKNPLVDFVEELPTGRPSLSYCNILSGVLRGALEMVHLPADVNFVQDRLKGDDVTEIGITFLRKNDDKKSRRNK, from the exons ATGTGTAAAGATTATGACAACGATGAGGAAATTAACAAATATTTGGATGCAAT GGGATACAACATTGGAGTTAGGCTTATTGAAGACTTTCTGGCAAACTCTGGTATAAAGAAATGTCGAAGTTACAGTGAAACAGTGGACATTATAGCAAAG gTGGCCTTTAAAATGTACCTTGGGATAACTCCTTCTACAATAGGTGGAAATGATGGCGGAAATGAATTCTCCCTCATACTGGATAAAAATCCACTTGTAGACTTTGTAGAAGAGCTTCCAACTGGTAGACCATCGCTCAGTTACTGCAACATTCTCTCAGGAGTATTGAGAGGAGCTCTGGAAATG GTCCATTTACCGGCTGATGTCAATTTTGTTCAAGATAGACTAAAAGGAGATGATGTCACTGAAATAGGTATCACTTTCCTCAGAAAGAATGATGATAAGAAATCTAGAAGAAATAAGTGA
- the CALHM5 gene encoding calcium homeostasis modulator protein 5, translated as MDAVHKLLKLCSEKKSAIGYGFLTVITVGGQQLFSVAVFQCPCNEHNLMYGFVFILAPAIILAITGFFLSSRTWKFVTGCCLNPLKMCPKGNPCQGLYAFVQLTLHALLVPAMWISIAMLHGSFYACAMSGWKNPNFIEYLCKYKSEHCQHQLYKVTCNRTAMPGNETQEVVLLLQAQSQVIGWCLIAILGALSLLCVCWSNCRSNVSSVQAAFWKIYIDKEKEKFDELAQEYAIKLAERNLRSFFENKDPDDFKLPTNKAWEKISTLYTFNPDNQYYSTLHRFVEQRDNDDIKEVIMDFIDGQT; from the exons ATGGATGCTGTGCATAAACTTCTAAAGCTATGTTCAGAAAAGAAATCTGCTATCGGGTATGGCTTTCTGACAGTCATAACAGTGGGGGGCCAGCAGTTGTTTTCAGTTGCTGTGTTTCAGTGTCCATGCAACGAGCATAACCTTATGTACGGATTTGTTTTTATCTTAGCTCCAGCTATTATACTTGCAATTACAGGTTTTTTCTTGAGTAGCAGGACTTGGAAATTTGTTACAGGCTGCTGTCTAAACCCATTGAAGATGTGCCCTAAAGGGAATCCATGTCAAGGTCTTTACGCCTTTGTACAGCTGACACTGCATGCTCTTTTAGTTCCTGCCATGTGGATTTCCATTGCCATGCTACATGGATCTTTCTATGCATGTGCCATGAGTGGCTGGAAGAATCCAAACTTTATTGAATATCTGTGTAAGTACAAATCTGAACATTGCCAACATCAGCTTTACAAAGTGACCTGTAACAGAACAGCAATGCCAGGCAATGAAACTCAGGAAGTGGTTCTGCTTCTTCAAGCTCAGTCTCAG GTTATTGGTTGGTGCCTTATAGCTATACTTGGTGCACTATCACTTCTATGTGTCTGTTGGTCAAACTGTCGATCAAATGTAAGCTCTGTACAGGCAGCATtctggaaaatatatattgacaaagaaaaagagaaatttgATGAACTGGCTCAGGAATATGCCATCAAACTTGCTGAAAGGAATCTGAGAAGTTTCTTTGAAAACAAAGACCCAGATGACTTCAAGCTGCCAACTAACAAAGCTTGGGAGAAGATTTCGACATTGTATACTTTTAATCCAGATAATCAGTACTATAGCACACTTCATAGATTTGTTGAACAGAGAGACAATGACGACATAAAAGAAGTCATAATGGATTTTATAGATGGACAAACATAa